In Longimicrobium sp., the genomic stretch AAGTGCCGCTCCAGCGCCTCGTGGTCCCCCTCGGGTACGCTCAGGTGCGAGATGAAGACGAACATCCTGGCGGTGTTTCCTTCGTCGTGATCCCCGGCCGGAGGCGCGGGACGGTAGCACGCGCTCCGCGCCGGTGCAAGTCGTTGCAGCAGGTTTGCGTAAGCCGTGCCAGCAGATTGTCGCACGAGCCAGCGAGAGTACTACGGGACGGAACTGGAGATGGAAGGACCCGCCGAGGATTACCCCGCCTCGCGGGAGCCGCCCTCCTTCCAGTCCCACAGCGCCAGCGCGGCGAGGGTTGATCCGGCATCCACCTCGCCCGAGGTGGCCATCCGCCGCAGCTCGGCGACGGGGACGAGATGGACGCGGATGTCCTCGCCTTCGTCCTCGTCCTTCTCCCCCGCCCGCTTCGCGCCGCGGACGAGCGCAACGTGCACGAGCGTCACCTGCCACGAGGGGTTCAGGTCGACGCAGCCGAGAATCCGCGGCTCGTCTCCCTCGTACCCCGTCTCCTCGCGCAGCTCGCGTTCGGCGGCCTCTTCCGGCGATTCGCCGTCGTCCAGCACGCCGGCTGGGAGTTCGAGGCCGACTTTCCGCCGCGCGTGGCGGAACTGCTCGACCATCACCACGCGATCGTCGTCCGTCAGCGCCAGGATCACGACGCCGCCGGACGACTCGGCGATGTGGAAGGTCTGCTCCTTCCCGTCCTTCGGCGAGCGCGAGCGGTCCTCGCGCACGCGAAACATCTCGTACTCGGCCACCTGCCGGCTCGACAGCCGCTCCCACGGCCGCGGCCCGCCGTCGTCCCCCCGCTCTCCCATTCGCCTCCTCCGCCACCCATCCCCATCAATCCCAAACGTTTTCATCGCAATTGCAAGCCACGGGCCAACATAGCCCATCCGCGACCAGCCTGGCGAGGCATGCCTCTTGCCATCTCCATGGACGATGGGGATTCGGAGATAAACCCTTGCAGGAGATGAACATGGCTGACGACGTGACGGGCAAGCTGACGCATCTGGCCGGGAAGGTGAAGGAGGGGATCGGCGACCTGCTGGGCGACCGCCACATCGAGCGCGAGGGGCGGCTGGACCAGATGGAGGGCCGTGCGGAGCAGGACGCCGCGCGCGCCGAAGACGCCATGCTCGACGCCAACGCGCGCCGGGTGGAGGCGCAGCGCGCCAAGGACCTGAACGACGAGCTGGACCGCGGCCTCGACCGCGACCGGGTGATCTGACGGCGCTCGCGTCAGCGTGACGGACGCCGCCCCGGGGCTTCGGCTCCGGGGCGGCGGTTCTTTGAGTACTGAGTGCTGAGTGGGCGGGGATCCTCGGCTCTCGCGCAGATGCATGGGCGGGAGTCCGCGAAGGCGGACTTCGGGCCGTTGTTGCCGCGGTTTCAACCGCCCGTCCCCACCCCGCCACGAGATGACCGGCTTCGGGCGCGGCTTATGCATTGGGGCGCGCCGAACGCGGGAACCCATCCTGGAGGAACGATGCACAAGGTGCGCGTGGTGCGCTCGTACTACGACCAATCCGAGCCGTACGTGGGGCGCATCGGCGAGGTGATCGGGCACTGGGGGCCCGACAACAACGAGGACGGGCGGGACGGCTTCATGGTCCAGTTCGAGGACGGCACCATCATCGGCCTCTCCGAGAACGAGGTCGAAGCCGTCTCCGACGACGCGGCGCCGGTGAGCGAAGTGCCCAGTGCCTAGTGCCCAGTGCCCAGTTGCTTCCGAGCCACGCGAGCCCCGGCGGTTTCTGCCGGGGCTCGCGCGCATTCGTCACCCGCGCGTGGAGCGCTTCACCAAACCCGGGTCGCGGCGGAGGAGCTCGGCCAGCGCGGCGCGGTCGAAGACGGGGACTTCACCGCGGCAGTCGCAGATCGCCAGGTCCTTGCACTGCTTGCGGAAGCGCGCTTCGTGCTCGTAGGCGGGCTTCTCGTAGCGGTTCTTCCTTGCGCCGCCCTCGCCGAGCAGCAGCGCCGCCGTCAGGTACTTCACGGGGAAGACGCGGAGCGGGCCCAGGCCGGCGCCGCCCAGCGCCTCCTGGTACTGCAGCACGTGAAACGCCTCGTGCACCAGCAGCCCGAGCCCGTCGACGGCGCATGG encodes the following:
- a CDS encoding NUDIX hydrolase, producing the protein MGERGDDGGPRPWERLSSRQVAEYEMFRVREDRSRSPKDGKEQTFHIAESSGGVVILALTDDDRVVMVEQFRHARRKVGLELPAGVLDDGESPEEAAERELREETGYEGDEPRILGCVDLNPSWQVTLVHVALVRGAKRAGEKDEDEGEDIRVHLVPVAELRRMATSGEVDAGSTLAALALWDWKEGGSREAG
- a CDS encoding CsbD family protein, translating into MADDVTGKLTHLAGKVKEGIGDLLGDRHIEREGRLDQMEGRAEQDAARAEDAMLDANARRVEAQRAKDLNDELDRGLDRDRVI